Proteins encoded in a region of the Zea mays cultivar B73 chromosome 4, Zm-B73-REFERENCE-NAM-5.0, whole genome shotgun sequence genome:
- the LOC103653010 gene encoding putative germin-like protein 12-4, whose protein sequence is MTASTFLLVAFLALVTSQAIASDPSPLQDFCVADKDSPVKVNGFVCKDPMAVNADDFFKAAKLDQPRDTTKSKVGSNVTLINVMQLPGLNTLGISLARIDYAPLGQNPPHTHPRATEILTVLEGTLYVGFVTSNQADRSNKLFAKVLNKGDVFVFPQGLIHFQFNPVHDKPAVALAALSSQNPGAITIANAVFGSKPPISDDVLAKAFQVQKGTIDWLQAQFWENNHY, encoded by the exons ATGACTGCCTCGACCTTCCTTCTCGTTGCTTTTCTAGCATTGGTCACTTCTCAGGCCATTGCCTCTGATCCTAGCCCGCTCCAAGACTTCTGTGTTGCCGACAAAGACTCTCCAG TGAAGGTGAATGGATTTGTTTGCAAGGACCCTATGGCTGTGAACGCTGACGACTTCTTCAAGGCTGCAAAACTTGACCAGCCAAGGGACACCACCAAAAGCAAGGTGGGATCCAACGTTACTCTGATCAATGTCATGCAGCTGCCTGGACTCAACACGTTGGGGATCTCGTTGGCTCGCATTGACTACGCACCATTAGGTCAGAATcctccacacacacacccacgtgCCACTGAGATCCTCACCGTGCTTGAGGGGACACTCTACGTCGGATTTGTCACCTCCAACCAAGCTGACAGAAGCAACAAGCTATTTGCCAAGGTTCTCAACAAGGGCGATGTGTTTGTATTCCCCCAAGGACTAATCCACTTCCAGTTCAACCCAGTACATGACAAGCCAGCAGTCGCCCTCGCTGCTCTAAGTAGCCAGAACCCTGGAGCTATTACTATTGCCAATGCAGTCTTTGGATCAAAGCCACCTATCTCGGATGATGTCCTAGCTAAGGCCTTTCAGGTGCAAAAGGGGACAATTGATTGGCTTCAAGCTCAGTTCTGGGAGAACAACCACTACTGA